Proteins encoded within one genomic window of Corvus moneduloides isolate bCorMon1 chromosome 20, bCorMon1.pri, whole genome shotgun sequence:
- the UBE2G1 gene encoding ubiquitin-conjugating enzyme E2 G1 isoform X2 encodes MTMIFIDGKSLLLVLQIHYSGVFKAHLTFPKDYPLRPPKMKFITEIWHPNVDKNGDVCISILHEPGEDKYGYEKPEERWLPIHTVETIMISVISMLADPNGDSPANVDAAKEWREDRNGEFKRKVARCVRKSQETAFE; translated from the exons ATGACAATGATCTTTATCGATGGGAAGTCCTTATTATTGGTCCTCCAGATACACTATA GTGGTGTTTTCAAGGCTCATCTTACTTTTCCAAAAGACTACCCACTGAGGCCGCCAAAAATGAAATTCATCACAGAAATCTGGCATCCGAATG TTGACAAGAACGGCGATGTCTGCATTTCAATTCTTCatgagcctggagaagacaaatATGGCTATGAAAAACCTGAGGAACGCTGGCTTCCCATTCACACAGTGGAAACTATAATGATTAGTGTTATTTCTATGCTGGCAGATCCCAATGGTGATTCTCCCGCTAATGTTGATGCAGCG AAAGAATGGAGAGAAGACAGAAATggagaatttaaaagaaaagttgcCCGCTGTGTaagaaaaagccaagaaacTGCTTTTGAGTGA
- the UBE2G1 gene encoding ubiquitin-conjugating enzyme E2 G1 isoform X1 yields the protein MTELQSALLLRRQLAELNKNPVEGFSAGLIDDNDLYRWEVLIIGPPDTLYEGGVFKAHLTFPKDYPLRPPKMKFITEIWHPNVDKNGDVCISILHEPGEDKYGYEKPEERWLPIHTVETIMISVISMLADPNGDSPANVDAAKEWREDRNGEFKRKVARCVRKSQETAFE from the exons agCTCAACAAAAATCCAGTGGAAGGCTTTTCAGCGGGCTTAATAGATGACAATGATCTTTATCGATGGGAAGTCCTTATTATTGGTCCTCCAGATACACTATA TGAAGGTGGTGTTTTCAAGGCTCATCTTACTTTTCCAAAAGACTACCCACTGAGGCCGCCAAAAATGAAATTCATCACAGAAATCTGGCATCCGAATG TTGACAAGAACGGCGATGTCTGCATTTCAATTCTTCatgagcctggagaagacaaatATGGCTATGAAAAACCTGAGGAACGCTGGCTTCCCATTCACACAGTGGAAACTATAATGATTAGTGTTATTTCTATGCTGGCAGATCCCAATGGTGATTCTCCCGCTAATGTTGATGCAGCG AAAGAATGGAGAGAAGACAGAAATggagaatttaaaagaaaagttgcCCGCTGTGTaagaaaaagccaagaaacTGCTTTTGAGTGA